A genomic stretch from Bifidobacteriaceae bacterium includes:
- a CDS encoding TraM recognition domain-containing protein translates to MTPPAAAPAGRDALANLGVAAVLSVAASGAVLRAAGSLAAFLTRWPQPSGPLAAGIKVLLDPADPGAALGAEGLNPVAYWAVAALMLAGLAAPGVWAWAAWRDRAQRTRTDPRRAAGAASRDETRRAASGKALVRRGRTLRPSIQDPRPGDIGYLIGRSRGQQIWASVEDSILLIGPPRSGKGLHVVINAILDAPGAVVTTSTRPDNLTATLKARQKTGPVAVFDPQRLAEGLPAGLRWSPVRGCEEPLTAMIRAAGLASATGVGAGGVENGGFWEGKTRVALQALLHAAALDGRDAKELFRWTLDPNSAIDAVSALRSHPGAATGWAEALDATINSDPRTRDSIWQGVSLSLSALADPRVLAAVSPRPDEQFDPARFLQDSGALFLLATGAGAGASAALVAALIEDLVETARHLAARSPAARLDPPLLLALDEVGNLAPLPSLPTLMAEGGGTGITTMPVLQSLAQARDRWGADAAGAIWDASIVKIILGGASSPADLRDISTLIGERDEAVTSDTRSETGGLSTQRSIRRVPIMPPEAIRTLPFGTGVVLLRSARPIIADLRPWPSRKDGKHLAADRAQVEGDLRAAAHASSAGG, encoded by the coding sequence GTGACCCCGCCGGCCGCGGCGCCCGCCGGGCGGGACGCGCTCGCCAACCTCGGCGTCGCCGCCGTCCTCTCGGTCGCCGCGTCCGGGGCGGTGTTGCGGGCCGCCGGCAGTCTCGCCGCGTTCCTGACCCGCTGGCCCCAGCCGTCCGGGCCGCTCGCCGCCGGGATCAAAGTGCTGCTCGACCCGGCCGATCCCGGCGCGGCGCTCGGCGCCGAGGGGTTGAACCCCGTCGCCTATTGGGCTGTGGCCGCGCTGATGCTCGCCGGTCTGGCGGCGCCCGGCGTGTGGGCGTGGGCCGCTTGGCGGGACCGCGCCCAGCGGACCAGAACCGACCCGCGCCGGGCGGCGGGCGCCGCGAGCCGCGACGAGACCCGCCGCGCCGCGTCCGGAAAAGCCCTCGTCCGGCGCGGCCGGACCCTGCGGCCCTCCATCCAGGATCCTCGGCCCGGCGACATCGGGTACCTGATCGGACGCAGCCGCGGGCAACAAATATGGGCGTCAGTGGAGGACAGCATCCTCCTGATCGGGCCACCCCGCTCCGGCAAAGGCCTCCACGTCGTCATCAACGCGATCCTGGACGCGCCCGGCGCGGTCGTCACCACATCCACCCGCCCCGACAACCTCACCGCCACGCTGAAAGCCCGCCAGAAGACCGGCCCTGTCGCGGTGTTCGACCCGCAACGCCTCGCCGAAGGCCTCCCCGCCGGGCTGCGGTGGTCGCCGGTCCGGGGCTGCGAGGAGCCGCTGACCGCGATGATCCGCGCCGCCGGGCTCGCCTCGGCGACCGGGGTCGGCGCCGGCGGGGTCGAGAACGGCGGGTTCTGGGAAGGCAAAACCAGGGTCGCCCTCCAAGCGCTGCTCCACGCCGCCGCCCTGGACGGCCGCGACGCCAAAGAACTGTTCCGGTGGACACTGGACCCGAACAGCGCCATCGACGCGGTCTCCGCGCTCCGCTCCCACCCCGGCGCGGCCACCGGGTGGGCGGAAGCGTTGGACGCCACCATCAACTCGGACCCGCGCACCCGCGACTCGATCTGGCAGGGCGTGTCCCTGTCACTCTCGGCGTTGGCCGACCCGCGGGTGCTGGCCGCGGTCAGCCCCCGCCCGGACGAGCAATTCGACCCCGCCCGGTTCCTCCAAGACTCCGGCGCGCTGTTCCTGCTGGCGACCGGAGCCGGCGCGGGCGCCTCGGCCGCGCTGGTCGCCGCCCTGATCGAAGACCTCGTGGAAACCGCCCGGCACCTCGCGGCCCGCTCGCCCGCCGCCCGACTGGACCCGCCCCTGCTGCTGGCGCTGGACGAGGTCGGGAACCTCGCTCCCCTCCCGTCCCTGCCGACCCTGATGGCCGAAGGGGGCGGCACCGGGATCACCACCATGCCCGTCCTCCAGTCCCTGGCGCAAGCCCGGGACCGCTGGGGCGCGGACGCGGCCGGCGCGATCTGGGACGCCTCCATCGTCAAAATCATCCTCGGCGGCGCGTCCTCGCCGGCCGACCTGAGAGACATCTCAACCCTGATCGGCGAACGCGACGAGGCCGTCACATCCGACACCCGCTCCGAGACCGGGGGCCTGTCCACCCAACGGTCCATCCGCCGCGTCCCCATCATGCCGCCAGAAGCGATCCGGACCCTCCCGTTCGGAACCGGGGTCGTCCTGCTGCGCTCCGCCCGGCCCATCATCGCCGACCTGCGCCCCTGGCCATCCAGG